Below is a genomic region from Equus caballus isolate H_3958 breed thoroughbred chromosome X, TB-T2T, whole genome shotgun sequence.
CAgaacctcttttttttaatcgtttttttttaatcacaggaAGCAGAAGCACTTGCCCAAAATCGCCAAAAAATTCCTTAATCATCAGATAGATATTTAGAGGGGATTACTTTTGTAGCACATTCTCTTAGGTATTATCCGATCTTCAAAACAATTGACATGTGATTTGTTTGTATAAAGCAACACATATGGAGTcgatatatttttttccagtcatACCTGTGTGACTTTCGGTTAGCTCACTGCTGTTTTTAATTGTATCAGTAAGACTAAGCACCAGCTCCCATAGAGTagactattttttaaactatggTAGATCCTCTGGGACCCTCTTGGGGTTCTAGTTGTGGCCTCTTCATAAAACCTGAAGTCTGTTACATGAATACTTGTTCTCcttatacacacatgcatgcgcacacacactgCACCTTATTTATCTGGCATATTAGACGATAAGCCATATACATGAAACTTTACAGGTCTATTGTAATCAATGCCCAAATTTTTCATACAATGCCTGGGAGAAGGCCAGATATTTTTATTCCAGTAGAGTTTGGTGCTCCTACAGAGTATAAAGGGCACGGGCTTTTCTATTTCACAGTGCAGAAGGTGTGTTTACCTGTTATTTAAGGGGGCTGAGGTTGCTGGAAGGTTGACCTCCAGATGAGTAAGGGAGTGTTGTAATTTACAAAACTACAATTCCCATTCTGTAATGTATGTTAAATTTTGACATGTTAGGTGTTATACAGGTTTGAGTATATATGTGTTGAaacagattttaataaaattctttcaaaaaagtttttttaagtcTGCCTAATTTAAATAATTGAGCATTGGAAACACTTGAATAGGCTGAAAATGCATACATttaagttaagaaaatgaaaggtaggaaggtattttcttttctgaaacatGTATCCTGAGTTGGAAAAGTGATATTGCACTTTACATTTGTGCTAGATAGTGATCTACTCAACGTCAATGGCCATGTCACTTTCTGTGAATTTCCTGGTAGCCCAGTGCCTTGAACATAGTAAGTACGcaataaataaatgcttcttgagCAAATGAATTGTTTCTCAAACTGGCTtcttggtgtttttttgtttttctttcctcccctccgTTTAGAGCCGGGCTCCAATCTCAGCCAAGCTTGTTGCAAATATGCTCTCTGTAGCAGGCGCAGATCATATTATCACCATGGACCTGCATGCTTCTCAAATTCAGGTATCAGTGGAAGCTAAATGCTAGCTTAGAAATTATTAGGAGTTAGAAAGTAGGGAGCAGAGGACTGATAATGTTGAAGACTGCAGCGAAGCAAAAAACTGCCCAAGTACAGCTCCAATAAACTAGACATTGACAACATATTAAGCATCCTCACCTTCAGCAGAGTTCCTGATCTTAGTCATTTAGGGTGGTTGGAAAGGGAGGCGTCTGGTATTCTGGGAAGAGCATAGGCTTGGGGATCAGATCTAGTTTGAATACTGGCTCCGACGCTTACTAGCTTTGTAGCCTTGGCAGgctatttaacttctctgaacatACACTGCTTTGTtattgtgagtattaaataatatattaggggcgggcctggtggcgcagcggttaagtgcgcacgttccgctttggcggcccggggttcgccagttcagatcccaggtgcagacgtggcaccgctcatcaagccatgctgtggcaggcatcccacatataaagtagaggaatatgggcatagatgttagctcagggccagtcttcctcagcaaaaagaagagggttggtagcagatgttagctaagggctaatcttcctcaaaataataagtaaataaataaatattaaattcataGCATAATGCCTGGCTCACGACAGGTGCCAAATAAATGGGAGGTGTTATTGTCATCATTAAATTTAGAGCCATAGATTTGGAACCTACTTTCTAGCATAAACCCAGAGTAAGGGGAATGGAATACCACcttatattttatgctttttaaagagACTTTCAAATCATTATCATTGCAGGCTTACGGCAATCCAGTGAGATACATAGGACAGGTGATtgattatacccattttatagaagaagagcaaagttgagaAACACAACTAATCTGTAGCAACTAGTGTTAGAACACAGATCTCCGGACTTGTAGTTACTCTCTGTGACCTTTTATTATAAATACCTTCCGCTAAGTTTATAGACCATAGCGTCTCTAACTgcatcagttagcttttgctctTTAACAAACCAGCCCAACATTTGGCGGCATAaggcagtaaatatttattgcctCATGAATCTGCACGTTGGCTAGGAACTTCCGGTCTCAGCTGAACTAGGCCGTTTTCCCCATTGGCTCACTCGTGTGCCTGTGGTCAGTTGTGGGTTCGCTGAGGGCTGGCTTTGCCCACCATGGCTGGGTTCTCTTGCACAATCCAGTCTCGAGGAGGCCGTTTTTATAGTCTACCACACTGGGCATGCCTTCTAATCAGTTTGAATGTTGTAGTAAGGTAtcctttgggcaaattactattCTCTTTGTGTTAGTCATGTATAAATGGAGGAGAAGGGTaaaccttaaacttacacaatgttacgtGTCAAatttattcagttaaaaaataaataaatggaggagaagaaaaacaaagcaaaactgacCCAGCTTCTTCCTGCAGGGCTTTTTTGATATCCCAGTGGACAATTTGTATGCAGAGCCAGCTGTCCTGAAGTGGATAAGGGAGAATATCTCGGAGTGGAGGAACTGCACCATTGTCTCACCCGATGCTGGTGGAGCTAAGAGGTATGGCTGGAATTTGTATTATTCCCAATGTACTGGGAGAATCTTTCAGATGGTTGTATCAGAAAGTGATGTCTTTCTATCCAAGTGACAGGTTTTAAGTACTTTGGAATGAGTGTACCAGTAGCTGGGGCTTGGGCTGGATATAGTTCTACTCACTCGTCTATTACTGGCCTGAGTCACTACCCAAAAGACAAGACAGCAGCCAAGGGGCCCTGGATAGTCTGGTATTGTGGGCTTGACTGTAACCCAGTAATAACTTGGCATTGCAGGGCTAACGAACTGCTATAAACCTACCAGGAAGGGGAGGAAATTTGGTTTTCTAATGAATGGCACCTGCTATCGACCCACGTGATAATAGCGGACCAGTAAGCTTTTACACACTTCTTAATGCTGTTGTTAGACCATTTTGATcctttgaattaaaatattaatcaggaaggaaaataaagtatGGTAATTTTCTTTAAACCCAAGAtcttaacattttaaacaaactGATTGCCAGCGATTGCCAGTGGCCGTGCTTTGCAGCTCACATGGTGCTGACCAAGAGCTTTTGATTTCCTTAGTGAGTCACGCGTTAGTAATGCATTCAAAAGTATGGCACACATTCTTGTtgtggaaatagaataaagagcgACAAAACACAGATGATTAGGAAAAGCGAATTCAGATCTTTCTACAAGCCATTCAAGTCTTCAATAACTGTTTCTCAACAACTTCTTTATTTCAGTAACTTGAACAGAACTGATGAGCTGAGAACTTGAGTTCTGTTATCCAGCCAGATGTATAGCTTTCTGAGTCCCACATAGTCACTAATTACCATCTGTAATACTACAGTCAGAACCGAAAAAACATTCTGCTAATGGTAGTTGTCATACTTGCCTTAACTTATTGGGCATTATTTTCACATCTTGCCATGGGACTTAGAAATAGTCATGTTTGAAATAAATAATCAAGCAGGATTTTCTTTCCAAAGTTGGGTACAAAAAAAACTGCCTTCAGTTAGATGACTTATTGCTACATGACTTTTTGTTGGTTATAATTTTCTTATAGTGATGGAGTCTTTTCAAAGGGAGTAGCTATCACTTCTGTCTTGGCAGGGTTTTTGGAGTAAGTAGACATCCCTGTGCGATTGTGACCTGCACATAGTGCTCCCCTCAGGAGTATAGGCAGTGACTTTTTCTAGCTCTTTATGCTTTGTCTATCCCTGAGTCTGTAGGCCATTGCATGTGGATGGTCTTGGATGCTAGAACTAATTGATCATGCATCTGCCTCGGATCAGTCATCATTCCAAGCAGATTGGTTACTCTTGATGTTATGTGTCCACACAGTAGTAGTGCAGAGTACAGAGTTTGGTCATTTAGATCAGGGTACAAATGTTGCCTAGGTTATGGTTCAAGCCTTGTGTGTTCTCTGTTAAATGGTCACGGTTCCCCTATTCAGCAAAAACTCAGAGATGTGACCATAGTCACAAGGGAGACAGGACACAATGCTCTGGTTGGATCTGtgctacattaaaaaataaagcccaaGGCACAGACTTCTTCACGCATGACGAGGATGGCACAGTGGAGCACAGACGTACACATCACTGCGTCAGCACACTGTCATTTACACTGCGTAGATTTCTATTTGAGTGAATTATATGGGACTTTGTCACCAGGTAGATTTGTCTTCTATCCTACCCTCTAGTCTGGTTtgtattttgtaataaaaaaaaaagaattctgttttGATTTGGAGACACTTTGGGCTATACAGCGAGATGCCCAATTCGCCTGGTTAATTGGTATAACTTTCTTTCTAGCAGTCATTAAAGGAACTCCCAAACTTGGTGTTCAGGTACAGTTGACATTGACAGTTGGTGGATCACTGAGGGGAGTGTGATGAGGGCACGGGCATTGGAACAGGCTCGGGactgctcctctccctccaggtTCAGGTTCACTTCTCACCACTTCCGCATGTCAAATCGGgacagtctgcactcccggcattAGTTAACCAAGtctgctctctcccctcctgctgcCAATCCATTAAATGAACATGCCTTAGCATTATACTGCTTCCCAGAACTGGTGAGAGTGTCTGTCTATCCCCCACTGTAACCCAGAATGAATTATAATATAAATTTGACTAATATATTCATAAACTCCTCTCAGGATATGGAGGCATCAGTCTATAAAACCCAGTTTGTGATGTCAATCAATTATAATTGCTTGCTTCCAGCCCTGGGAACTGTTTGGTTTCAAGGAGTATTTGCCCCCAGAAAGCAAGCCCATTCTTTAGTCCATTTCTTTTGTCTTAGGAGCCCCCTCCCACACAGGTTGTAACTGTAAACTCCCTGTTTTACAGAGTGACCTCCATCGCAGATCGATTGAATGTGGACTTTGCCTTGATTCACAAAGAACGGAAGAAGGCCAATGAAGTAGACCGCATGGTGCTGGTGGGAGATGTGAAGGATCGGGTGGCTATCTTAGTGGATGACATGGCTGACACTTGTGGCACAATTTGCCATGCGGCTGACAAGTGAGTGCTGAGCGGTGGGGCCGGTGGTTAGAAGTGAAAAGCTAAGCGCTATCCGAATTCCTTCAGCCTGCTGATTCATTTTGGAACTGAATTGAGGGGATGATAAACCAGCTTTGGGAGTTTTTCATCACCTTAGGCTTGAATTGCAATACATATGAATTGATgagtactttattttttccccagatttccttaggtttttttttttctttttattgtactcAATTatctataacataaaatttaccattttaagtgtacaattcattgaCATTAGTtacattcacaaggttgtgcaatcaTTGCcactttatttctgaaattttttcatCACTCTGAATATTCTCCTTTCGGTAGTTTTTTTTAACAAGTTAAAATAGAAATCTGTTGGCTTGAGCAGACAGAAATATATTCTCATATTTATATTTCACCTGAGCCAGAAACCCTGCTCTTAACTTCTTGAGTGTGCGTTTAGCTGCTACTACCCCTGTTCATATTACCTGTCGTCTCTTGCCTGCACTGTTCTAAATTgccttcctctgtcctctctgctGCCAGTCACCAGTGTCTTGCCTCCCTAGTGCATCTTTCACATTGCCTTCCCACTTGCTAATCTTTCCAAAACCAAGGCTAGATACCATCACTCCTCTCCTGTAAAACCTTAAGTGGCTCCCTGCTGCTTACAATCCAGGTCACTATAGACAGCATTGTTTCTCACgacttttttttaacctctgaGTGTGCCtttcccagggcctggcatataataggtgcTAAAAAATTTGTGCACCAAATGATtcctgatttggatcctggagtATAAATTTGTAAAATTCATTTTGTCCTCATATTAGTAAAGTAATGCTAATTGCTATAACAGATCAACTCCCTGAATTGTCAGTGGCTTAACGTGATAAAGCTTCTTTCTTGTTCATGGTGCACTCCAACACAAGTATTCCTCTTTCAGTCTTGTGGCACTACATCTTTAACCTGGGGCTTCCAAGATTAGTTTGGGATACGGTTCCATTTTGGCCAGCCAGAAAGGGAAAAGAGCATGGAGGATCACCCATGGAAGATTTTTATAAGCCCAGCCAGAAGTGGTATACATTGTATCTGCCCACATTTCGATAGTCAATATTAAGTCTCATGGCCACGCCTAACtatgcaagggaggctgggaaatgtagtccagtgGTGTGCCCAGGGAGAAGAGATGGATTTTGTTGAGTGCAGCAGTCTGTGCTGCAGTCCTTATACACTAATTCGAACCTATTCAGATAAGTTCTTAGTCCAGTTCTCTCTccttgctatggactgaattgtgtcccctaaaattcatatgttgaagccctaatccccattgtgatggtatttggagatgggacctttgggaggtaattagctTTAGATGAGgtatgagggtggggccctcaggaTGGGATGAGTGCCCTTaggagaagagacaccagagagctcaccCCCTGACACACACAGTGAGGTGGCAGCCACcaacaagccaagagaagaggcctcagaatgaaacctaccTCACCACCAGCTAGTAttagacttctcagcctccaaaactgtgagaaataaaattctgttgtttaagccacctggcCTGTGAGATTTTATTACGGCAgccaagctgactaatacactcCTCCTTCCTAACTCAGATTCTATAGTGACAAGTAAGATTAATCCAAATCTACTCTGCTTTCTCCTCTAGACTTCTCTCAGCTGGAGCCACCAGAGTTTATGCTATCCTGACTCATGGCATCTTTTCTGGCCCAGCCATTTCTCGCATTAACAATGCATGCTTTGAAGCAGTAGTAGTCACCAATACCATACCTCAGGAGGATAAGATGAGGCATTGCTCCAAAATACAGGTGAGGATGAGATTCTTGCAAAACAAAGCTCCACTAAGCCTTGAGGAGGTGGTTACATATGTTGAATTAGGTGTCTGGGTTCTGAAGATTTCCTCCTTTGCTCTTAAGGGTTTAGTCTGTCATCAGGATCTGTGATCCAAAAGTAAGAAAATCAcgtttaaaaattcaaattgctAGACCTCAGAATCTCTGGAGAATGGAGCCCAGAATTCTGTATTTTGACAGGCTCTCGCAGTGATTGtgatgcacactcaagtttgtAGGTCCATGCTTTACAGTATGTGTGTGTCACTCTTAACTATTGGCTCCTGCAGGTGTCCTGTGAAGCCTTTAAACTGATGGTGCGCTCCTTAGAACTGCAGTGTTATTCAAACTGTGCTCTGGAAGCCACCTAAGGCAATTACTTACagttcttggggggggggggggggggtttgtggtttttttttttatttttttgaggaagattagccctgagctaacatctgctgccaatcctcctctttttgctgaggaagactggccatgagctgacatccatgcccatcttcctctactttatatgtgggacgcctgccacagacagcatggcttgccaagcagtgccatgtccgtacccgggatccgaactggcgaaccccgggccgccaaagcggaacatgcgcacttaagcCCTGCACCActtgggccggccccaggagttcttgttaaaatgcacattccttTACTCCATCTAAGACCTACAAAACCAGAGGTCCTGGGCTCAGTATTCAGAGTAATTCCCCAAGTAATTGTTAGACACTGAAGTTTGAATTCTGTGACACTAAAAGAACAAGGCCTTGCTTCATTAAAAATGTGTACAGTACTCCATTAGCTTTCTGAAATTTGTAGAATTGAAGGGTTGATGTCATTCTTAAAGGTTTTTTTTCAGCTTAAATATTGTTTGGTCTTTTTTCATTCCTAAGAATTTTCAAATGTCAACTCACCATCATCCTGGTGCGTGCGAGTCAGGGTGTTTTCTCCATTAGCATTTTGATTCTTTCCTAATGGTTGTATTAAAAATGTTATGAAGGCTAGCTGGGCGCGGGCTCACGCAGGGAAACAGCACAGTGCACCAGCCTTAAGAGGAAGGACCCTCATCAGGCTGCTCATCAGTGTCTGCAGATTGGCCAGTCATCTCTGTCTATATGATACTAACTGGAGGCTTTTCTTGCCTTTCTAGGTCATCGACATCTCTATGATTCTTGCAGAAGCCATCAGGAGAACTCACAATGGGGAATCGGTTTCCTACCTGTTCAGCCATGTCCCTTTATAATAGAATAATTTctgaggctttttaaaaataaagtgaacccCGCCCCTTGTTTTCCCTTGGTATTTGATGAAAAATTCAGCAGAAGACCCAGCTTGCTCCAGTGTAGCTTTCTACATCCCACATCAGATATATTAACATTTCTCCTAAATTAGAGAAAGACAGATTGAGATTAACTGCTGGGATTTCCTCCCTGCGTTGTCTCAttctggcttttctgattttgtgaGCCTTGCAGCTTTAACTACAGCTCAGCTGCTGCCAGATTTCAGACTTTGAAGGGTGTTGTGTAGGGGTGTTGAAATGTGATTGGGGAAGCTCAGACTCCTTTGCATGTGAATGCTTCAAGGTTTCCTTGGTTCAGAACTACTAGCAACAAAGCCATCCCAATCCCCCCCAACCTGTGACAAGTTCTCTAAGGTCTATTTTAAATTGCATCAAGAGCCCTTGGCAGCCCTGCACCCAGCTCTGGTTGCCGATCCCCTGTCAGGTAGGAGCAGGCAGCTTGCACAGCACTCCAGCGGGGCCTGGGGGGAGGCAGCACGTAGTGCAGCAAATGCTTCTTGGGAGGAAAAAGCCTGATCTGTCACCCTCTGCTTGGGGACTATTGCCTGGATTGTCCTTTCTACTTGTTCCTTTCCCTTTGGCTTGACCTTCAGCCATCTTGACCTTTTCCTGGCCACATATCTTCTTGGCCCCAAATGATCACTGTACCATAGTCTTCTGGAAAGCAAACTCGCTTCTTGCTGTGTATTCTCTAACACTGACACGAGATTATTTTGCTGTAGCTTAATCTTCCTTAGCCTACTGCCACCGTGGAGGTAGGTTTTAGGTGGCGGTGTAGTGCCTTTTGATTAATTTAAGTATTTGAGTTTCATCTTCCTTCCTTGGATCTGTTCAGCCTCTCAAATGACCCgagatttctgtttaaaaaatgttactgTTTCTTGTAGAGGAAACTAATAaagtgtctgtctgtgtgtgctCATGGGTCTTTATCACATCTGTACTGGTCTCTCTGCGGGAGGTTTGGTTCAGGTGTCTTGCTGCCCATAGGATGTATAATGCCTGCTGGATCTCTGGTTCTTTTTCCTGGGGATAGGAATGAGTTATTTTCTTACAGGAAGAGAGTAGTTTCTGTAATTCATTTTGAACCAGTTTTGCCAAATATGGTAAAATTCTCCTACATCAGTAGTTGACACACATTTGGCATTTAATTTCAGCCCTTCTAAATAAAAACTATCTGGGGAAGGCAAATATGCAAAATTGAAGAATGGATTATAATGCCTTCcaaaattttaagtgaatttctttttttttttttcctaaagattagcacttgggctaacaactgttgccaatcttttttttttttcctgcttttatctccccaaccccccccccccccgtacatagttgtatatcttagttgcaggtccttctcgttgtgggatgtgggacgctgcctcaacatggcctgacgagcggtgccatgtctgcgcccaggatccgaaccctggaccgccgcagcggagcgcgcaaacttaaccacttggccacggaggcGGCCCCCTAAGTGAATTTCTTTGTGCATCATCAAATAAGGGTGCTCTTTTACTCTGGGAAGCTACATGCTTCTGGAGCTTTGTGAAGAGTGCTCCGTTATCTTGGAAGCCTGgttctgcttttgtttgtttttgctttgagTATTGGGACATCTACTCTACAGTGAGTCTTTTGAAAAAAGTGATTCAAAATGGACCGAAGTGAGCTCTGAAATGTGTGCCTCTGACCCTCTAGCCCTTTTTCATCTCAGACCTCTGCTCTGAGAGAAGCTGACATGGAGCATCGATGCCTTAACTTGCTGATTATCCTATTTCCTGAAGTGTTGGGGTCAGTTGATCAGGGCTTGCCACGTCAGAATGTTTGAACATAAAACCTCTACTGTGGGCCCCCTTGGGTAATCCAGTTACGAAGATGAGGTTTTGAGGTCATTCAAGAAGGGCCCTCAGTCCCCATCTTTGATCTATATGCCTGAGGGAAGGACAGTACTCAATTCCCTGTGACACTCAGCAAAGTGCCATAAGTACCTCCAAGCCgttcctttttttctccagtgGGAGACACCACATGTCCTGGATGGCCAGCAGTTCTTGACTAGGAAACAGTAGCAGGAAGAGACCTggtggggtggaggaggcagcACCAGAGCTGACCAGAGTTGCAGTGAGAGCACAGTTGCAAGAAAACTGTACCTGTGATAGCCATGTGATTGCCTCTGAGCAAAAGGCCTCACCAGGTTCTGCTTCACATCCCTTCACCTCCTTCCACCCTCAGAACAGAGGAAAGGAGAACTTGGACCACAGCTGAGCTTGGCAACTCCCAAAACTAATGCCTTTATAAAAGATTTATTTCATCTCAAGTTGGGGCTGCTAGTCTCCTTTCCAGATTTGGAATAGAAGCATTTTCTGCTAAAGAGTTTATTTAACTTGACCATTAATAGCATGTAGCCCTAACCTGAGGGTTATTAGAATCATAagcatgaaattttaaaaaaaggaaacgtCTCTCCTATTGACCTACCATCCTACCATCTCACTCCTCCTAGCTCTTggttgtgggggagggggaagaggccTCCAGAAAGGAGTCAAGTTATTGGTGGCACCTCCCTGACAAGGAACTCTCCAAGAGAGGGTGAAGGAAGAGAGCTCACTCCACTGCCCCGAGGCCCACCACTTAACGTAGAGACCACTGAGGGAGTAAAGGCCCCCGTTTGTGAGAGCAGCCAGTACATTCGGTCAAGAAATGCAGCCAGCCTCCTACTCTTGTTTCAGTCTGTCCCTCCAGGCTTTAGCCTGATGCATCTTCAGTCGATTGGCTCCTGGAGCTCCGAGCCCCGGCTTCCTCTGCCTCTGGTGTTCCCTTGCATTTGCTTTCATTGTCCACTGACAAGGCGTTTTGCCACCAGTGCATAATATGACCGAGAGAGGTTCGATAATAAGAGGGCCATGTGTCTTTGGAGTCCTCTAGGGATGCCAAAGTGACCCCCCATCACGTGGTAACTGAGGTCACAAGGGTCATCTAGTGTCCTCCTCTCACTAGCTGCAAATGGGAGAAGGGAGGATTAGAATTAACACAACCGCGGGGTGGGAACGCACCTCTTTTGCAGGCAGAGGATTGACCAATCGTGTGCCGATTAGTCATTTGCTGCCTTTTGCCGACTGCTGGCTCTCCAATAAAGCTGTCCTTAAAGGCTCAGCCTTTTGTAAGTGATTATCCGAAAGCACGCTGGGTGGTATCCCTCCCCTCAGTCATTCATTGGCTCCTGGACACTGCTGCTTCAAACAAGTGGCTTCTGTCACGAGGGTCATGGTTTAAAGGCAAGGTGCTACAGCTAGAGACTCCCTCCTGCTTTACTTCTTTACCATGTTTTGAGCCCTGTTTTTCTCTTGCAGATTTTTTGCCAGTCTGAGGCTCCTTGTTTAAGAATAAAGTAAATTCTGCCCCAAACCGTGATGGATAAGGCTCAGTGACCCACAGAATCTTGGCTCAAGCACTTCTTCTAAGTCAGGTTTTTCAAAGTCGTCTAGGTCTTTGCGGGACAGCTGCAGGGGAGctaaggggtgaaggggcagtTCGGCTGCCATGTAGTAAAGGCAAGCGGGGGTTGGGATCCGGCCTTGCCATTGGTTCTCAGGTTGTTCGGGCATGTCTGCTGGGGTAGGTGTTGGCAGTGGTCTCAGGAGACTTTGCACTGTTAAGAAAAACCTGTGTTATATAACGGTTCTTTCAGGGGTACGATTGAATGTAAGGTTAGATGTTAGCTGTCAAATCTGAAGGAAATTCCAGTGTAAAGGCAGTTGCTGAGAGCTTGCCTACAGTCTATTACCCGGGGAAGGTCCTTGCAGTCACTCACATTTGGTGCATTCGGAACAGAGTGTTTCAGTTGCAGGAGGGGGTCACCATTTCTGTTGAGTGTTTCTTACGCTGGAATCCAAATGGGGGGTGAGGGATATAGGGAATAATAGCAAGAAGCAATGGTCCTTCCCTTAAATTTCCAGGAAGTTGAGTTTGACCTGAAAGACCCGTGGCAATGATTGTTTAGTTGCCCCTCTGCGTGGACCCTAGCATTGCAAAGGTGAAGGGCTTGGAGGGCTGGCCAGATTCCTGATGCCTTGCCCTTCCTGAGACTGCTCTCCTGCCTCAGCAccggtggcggggggggggggggggggggggggggggtgcgggcgTGAGAGAGAGGACACTTCCTGACCACCACCTGccattcccctctccccaacTCTCTCCTGCCCAGAAGCCTGGATGCACTTAGCCTTTGATGTTCCT
It encodes:
- the PRPS1 gene encoding ribose-phosphate pyrophosphokinase 1 isoform X2 → MELLIMINACKIASASRVTAVIPCFPYARQDKKDKSRAPISAKLVANMLSVAGADHIITMDLHASQIQGFFDIPVDNLYAEPAVLKWIRENISEWRNCTIVSPDAGGAKRVTSIADRLNVDFALIHKERKKANEVDRMVLVGDVKDRVAILVDDMADTCGTICHAADKLLSAGATRVYAILTHGIFSGPAISRINNACFEAVVVTNTIPQEDKMRHCSKIQVIDISMILAEAIRRTHNGESVSYLFSHVPL
- the PRPS1 gene encoding ribose-phosphate pyrophosphokinase 1 isoform X1, with the translated sequence MPNIKIFSGSSHQDLSQKIADRLGLELGKVVTKKFSNQETCVEIGESVRGEDVYIVQSGCGEINDNLMELLIMINACKIASASRVTAVIPCFPYARQDKKDKSRAPISAKLVANMLSVAGADHIITMDLHASQIQGFFDIPVDNLYAEPAVLKWIRENISEWRNCTIVSPDAGGAKRVTSIADRLNVDFALIHKERKKANEVDRMVLVGDVKDRVAILVDDMADTCGTICHAADKLLSAGATRVYAILTHGIFSGPAISRINNACFEAVVVTNTIPQEDKMRHCSKIQVIDISMILAEAIRRTHNGESVSYLFSHVPL